The genomic interval ACCCTGCTGAAGAGCGCGGCCATGGCCCGCCGCCACGGCGGCCGCGGCCTGGACCTCTCCACCCTCGACATCTGGGACCAGCACCTGGCCCGCGCCGGCGCGGAGCTGCTGGACCGCCGTCTCGATCTGATCGCCACCCTGCGGCCGCTGGCCGAGAAGGCGTACGAGCAGCTGGCGCCCGGCGGCGGCCCCGTCTCCTTCGAGTACCGCGGGCCCGACGCCCTGGCCGGCGCCCACACCCGCGAGGAGCTCTACGAAGCGCTGCTCACGGCCCTCGCCGAGGTCCGCAAGCAGGAGATCGAGCGCGGTGTGACACTGGTCGGACCGCACCGCGACGAGCTGCTCCTCCAGCTCGGCCGGCTCCCCGCCAAGGGATACGCGAGCCACGGCGAGTCCTGGTCGTACGCCCTGGCGCTGCGGCTGGCCTCGTACGAGCTGCTGCGCGCCGAGGGTAACGAACCGGTCCTCGTGCTCGACGACGTCTTCGCCGAGCTGGACGCCAGGCGCCGCGAGCGGCTGGCCGAGCTGGTCGCCCCCGGCGAGCAGGTGCTGGTGACGGCCGCGGTCGACGACGACGTGCCGGACGTCCTGGTGGGCGCGCGGTACGCGGTCTCGGAAGGCGTGGTGGAACGGCTGTGAGCGACGGCGGCGAGAAGGACCCGAAGGCTTCCAAGACGCCGGAGCCTTCCGGCGTCGACCTGGCGCGGGTGGCGCTGCGGGCCGCCAAGGAGCAGGCCCGGGCGCGGGGCAACGCCGCCCAGCAGAAGAAGCAGGCGCGCCGTGGCGGCCTGCGCTCCGGCGCGCGGGCGGACGGGCGCGACCCCCTGCCGCTGGGCGCCGCCATCAACCGGCTGATCACCGAGCGCGGCTGGGAGACGCCCGCGGCCGTCGGCGGTGTGATGGGCCGCTGGCCGCAGATGGTGGGGCCGGAGGTCGCCCTGCACTGCGAGCCGCAGAAGTACGACGAGGACGCGCGGGTGCTGACCGTGCAGTGCGACTCGACGGCCTGGGCGACCCAGCTGCGGCTGCTGGCCCCCCAGCTGGTGGCCCGGCTCAACGCCGACCTGGGCCAGGGCACCGTCAAGATGATCAAGGTGCTGGGTCCGGGCGGTCCCGCCCGCCGGTACGGCCCGCTGCGCGCGCCCGGGAGCACGGGCCCCGGCGACACCTACGGATGACGCGGCCGGGGCGGCGCCGGCCGTTCCGCACGTCCGCCCTGCTCACGGCCCGTCCGAGGCCGTCCCGCACCCATCGCGCGCCCGGCGCCCGCGCGGGATCGCGACACACCGGGGCCGGTGCTCCGCGCACGGTAGCGGGCGGTTGACAGCCCGAAGCGCTGAGTGCCGCTGTGAGCCTCTTAGAGCCCGGGTCCACATATAGGGAGTCGGCTGATGCCGGTTCAGGGCGGCACGTGAGGACTCAGGCACCGCCAAACCCCCATTCATGTCAGTGCTACCGGTAGACTGGTGACAATCCCGCCGGTTCGCGGGACACGTCGACCAACGCAGAACGACGCAGCCGCTCCTGCCTGCTCCGGGTGGGGTCTCCCCGCCGTAGGCAGGGGAGGGCCTGTGCTGTGCCAGAAAGGGCGCTTCGTGGCCGATTCCGGCAACCCCAACGAGAACACCACCCCCTCCACGGCCGAGGACGCCGTCACCGGCGCCGTCGCCGGCGAGACGTCGTACGACGCCAGTGCGATCACCGTGCTGGAGGGACTGGACGCGGTCCGCAAGCGACCCGGTATGTACATCGGCTCGACCGG from Streptomyces albireticuli carries:
- the recF gene encoding DNA replication/repair protein RecF (All proteins in this family for which functions are known are DNA-binding proteins that assist the filamentation of RecA onto DNA for the initiation of recombination or recombinational repair.) translates to MHVSHLSLADFRSYARVEVPLDPGVTAFVGPNGQGKTNLVEAIGYLATLGSHRVSSDAPLVRMGADRAIVRAAVVQGDRQQLIELELNPGRANRARINRSSQVRPRDVLGIVRTVLFAPEDLALVKGDPGERRRFLDELITARSPRMAGVRSDYDRVLKQRNTLLKSAAMARRHGGRGLDLSTLDIWDQHLARAGAELLDRRLDLIATLRPLAEKAYEQLAPGGGPVSFEYRGPDALAGAHTREELYEALLTALAEVRKQEIERGVTLVGPHRDELLLQLGRLPAKGYASHGESWSYALALRLASYELLRAEGNEPVLVLDDVFAELDARRRERLAELVAPGEQVLVTAAVDDDVPDVLVGARYAVSEGVVERL
- a CDS encoding DUF721 domain-containing protein; the protein is MSDGGEKDPKASKTPEPSGVDLARVALRAAKEQARARGNAAQQKKQARRGGLRSGARADGRDPLPLGAAINRLITERGWETPAAVGGVMGRWPQMVGPEVALHCEPQKYDEDARVLTVQCDSTAWATQLRLLAPQLVARLNADLGQGTVKMIKVLGPGGPARRYGPLRAPGSTGPGDTYG